From Roseimicrobium gellanilyticum, a single genomic window includes:
- a CDS encoding c-type cytochrome domain-containing protein, giving the protein MMHLIKHRATAPLALLTACASTAHIHAASVPPVDFDAKIAPLFQEHCVDCHAADDPDGEFALDTFTALMKGGKGGKAIVPGNAQESLLVKFLEGRSGVEGKNQFMPPGKKEHLKPEEIAIIRQWIDGGALPPAAPAKPADVLSKLPKIAAKPGLKNAIQTLAYSPKSKTLAAGMFGTVHLLNPQTREVARKLDGVAGKVNALVFSADGTQLFAAAGDAGINGVAYQWKVSDGSLVRKFEGHTDAIYGLALSPDGQTLVTGSYDQKIKLWDLSSGAETATLTGHNGAVFGLSYRPDGKVLASVSADRTVKLWEMPSGKRLDTFSQPLKEQTVVSFSPDGKTVVAGGVDNRIRLWNVSARALEGTNKLQQTRYAHESGLLSLTFAADGKTIFTSAADRGVKIWNAADLKELHLLEKQPDWSPGLAVLETGKLVVGRLDGTLALYDAVTGEPEAKPAPKQVAKAKAAPKAMAPAKPELVRMEPRGVQSGATTRIKITGKGLKELKAVKLAHGDMKAAIVSVNPAGTMAEVDITTGKAVPRTQVNVSLVTPGGESAPMKLVVDYLPQTMVTKSAEPLMLQQLPTNVWGTLTDIGQVDGMRFTAKRGQTMVLDMAARRIESKATSPRVEVVNAQGKLLAANNGLDSGSDPFVAFTVPADGEYTVHVRQITLDGSADHFYRLSIGELPYVTGWWPLSVPAGTKGKIHLVGHNIPADTTIEADATDTKGMDTISLPLDSENYRSRVSMTVAVSKMSEQIEAEPNDTLEKAQPITGNMSVNGRLMSAAGPDEADADHYRIEAEKGQEFIIETRASMLGSPADTKVEVLNAKGDAVPMMTLQATKDSWITLRSEDANDPAVRLGQFSELDLNDYMYFNGEVLKVFRLARGPDADTIYYAAGGKRRAYFNTSPAAHGLDDYCYAVQPYKPGAKLVPNGLPVFELYYANDDDGERELGRDSRLRFVAPEKGVYFLRVSDTRSWSGDRFAYRLIVRPVVHSYAAKLRGPAMMNVPSGTGVQFAVTANRKDGWDGDVRVDISGVPAGFYVSNPLIIEAGHLEAGGSVFAYPTTAMGEHDFSKVKVTATAMVDGKEVKEDLGAFPKVSVTAAPKRALFMEPDLAGNPAGDGKNAPAKPYEVTINPGSTVSVWLRVDRRGDDALLGLDVENLPHGVIVDNIGLNGVQIRAGENVREITLACAKWVPEHDRLCHMLVGNARNDAVKTDGSQTSLPVLLKIRKPAPVAANAP; this is encoded by the coding sequence ATGATGCACCTCATCAAACATCGCGCCACAGCGCCACTTGCGTTGCTCACGGCATGCGCCAGCACCGCCCACATCCACGCTGCATCAGTGCCGCCCGTAGACTTCGACGCCAAGATCGCGCCTCTCTTCCAGGAGCATTGTGTGGACTGCCATGCGGCGGATGATCCTGATGGCGAGTTCGCACTGGACACTTTCACGGCGCTGATGAAGGGCGGCAAAGGTGGCAAGGCCATTGTGCCGGGGAATGCGCAGGAGTCGCTGCTGGTGAAATTCCTCGAAGGTCGCAGTGGTGTGGAGGGCAAGAACCAATTCATGCCGCCTGGGAAGAAGGAACATTTGAAGCCGGAAGAGATCGCCATCATCCGGCAATGGATTGATGGGGGCGCCCTTCCTCCTGCTGCGCCAGCGAAGCCTGCGGACGTGCTTTCCAAGTTGCCCAAGATCGCTGCCAAGCCGGGACTGAAGAATGCGATCCAGACGCTGGCCTATTCGCCGAAGTCGAAGACGCTGGCGGCTGGGATGTTTGGAACGGTACATCTGCTGAACCCGCAAACACGCGAAGTGGCGCGCAAGCTGGATGGTGTGGCGGGCAAGGTGAATGCGCTGGTGTTCTCTGCGGACGGCACGCAACTCTTCGCCGCAGCAGGTGATGCCGGCATCAATGGTGTGGCTTATCAGTGGAAAGTATCAGACGGATCCCTGGTGCGGAAGTTCGAGGGGCACACGGATGCGATCTATGGCTTGGCCCTCTCTCCCGATGGGCAGACGCTGGTGACGGGCAGCTATGACCAGAAGATCAAGTTGTGGGACCTCTCCAGTGGTGCGGAAACGGCCACTCTCACCGGACACAATGGCGCGGTGTTCGGCCTGAGCTACCGTCCGGATGGCAAGGTGCTGGCAAGCGTGAGTGCGGACCGTACGGTGAAGCTCTGGGAGATGCCCTCCGGCAAGCGACTTGATACTTTCTCGCAGCCTCTCAAGGAACAGACGGTGGTGAGTTTCTCTCCCGATGGCAAGACGGTGGTGGCCGGTGGCGTGGACAATCGCATCCGCTTGTGGAATGTGAGCGCGCGAGCTCTCGAAGGCACCAACAAGCTGCAACAGACCCGCTATGCGCACGAAAGCGGCCTGCTGAGCCTGACCTTCGCTGCTGATGGGAAAACCATCTTCACCTCCGCGGCAGACCGCGGTGTGAAGATCTGGAACGCGGCGGACCTGAAGGAGCTGCACCTGCTGGAGAAGCAGCCTGACTGGTCTCCGGGCCTCGCGGTGCTCGAAACAGGCAAGCTGGTGGTGGGAAGACTCGATGGTACTCTCGCACTCTATGATGCCGTCACAGGTGAGCCTGAAGCCAAGCCCGCTCCCAAACAGGTGGCCAAGGCCAAGGCCGCACCGAAAGCGATGGCTCCAGCGAAGCCTGAACTCGTACGCATGGAGCCGCGCGGGGTGCAGAGTGGCGCCACCACGCGCATCAAGATTACAGGCAAGGGACTGAAGGAACTCAAAGCAGTGAAGCTGGCTCATGGCGACATGAAGGCAGCCATCGTCTCCGTGAATCCCGCAGGCACCATGGCGGAAGTGGACATCACCACAGGCAAGGCCGTGCCGCGCACGCAGGTGAATGTTTCCCTCGTCACTCCCGGAGGAGAGTCCGCACCCATGAAGCTGGTGGTGGACTACCTGCCACAGACGATGGTGACCAAGTCCGCGGAGCCGCTGATGCTGCAGCAGCTTCCCACGAATGTATGGGGCACGCTGACGGACATTGGCCAGGTGGATGGCATGCGCTTCACAGCGAAGCGTGGCCAGACCATGGTGCTGGACATGGCGGCGCGTCGTATCGAATCGAAAGCGACCTCACCACGCGTGGAAGTTGTGAATGCGCAAGGCAAGCTGCTGGCCGCAAACAATGGTCTCGATAGCGGCAGCGATCCTTTCGTGGCCTTCACGGTGCCCGCGGATGGTGAATACACGGTGCACGTGAGGCAGATCACTCTCGATGGTTCCGCAGACCACTTCTACCGCCTTTCCATCGGAGAACTGCCATACGTGACTGGATGGTGGCCCCTGAGCGTGCCTGCCGGTACGAAGGGCAAAATCCACCTTGTGGGACACAACATCCCTGCGGATACCACGATTGAGGCGGATGCCACTGATACCAAGGGTATGGACACCATCAGCCTGCCGCTGGACTCGGAAAACTACCGCAGCCGCGTGAGCATGACTGTAGCAGTAAGCAAGATGTCAGAGCAGATCGAGGCCGAGCCGAATGACACGCTCGAGAAAGCCCAGCCAATCACAGGCAATATGTCCGTCAACGGACGCCTGATGAGTGCCGCAGGCCCGGATGAGGCGGATGCGGATCACTACCGCATTGAGGCGGAGAAAGGGCAGGAGTTCATCATTGAGACACGCGCGAGCATGCTCGGCTCACCCGCGGATACCAAGGTGGAAGTACTGAATGCCAAAGGTGATGCGGTGCCGATGATGACGCTGCAGGCAACGAAGGACTCCTGGATCACGCTACGCAGTGAGGATGCCAATGATCCTGCGGTGCGCCTGGGTCAATTCTCCGAGCTGGATCTCAATGACTACATGTACTTCAACGGTGAAGTGCTGAAGGTCTTCCGCCTCGCGCGAGGTCCTGACGCGGATACGATCTACTATGCCGCAGGCGGGAAGCGCCGTGCCTACTTCAACACCAGCCCTGCTGCACACGGACTCGATGACTACTGCTACGCAGTACAACCCTACAAACCCGGTGCCAAGCTGGTGCCCAATGGGCTGCCCGTCTTCGAACTGTACTATGCCAATGATGATGACGGAGAGCGTGAGCTGGGACGCGATTCGCGCCTGCGCTTTGTGGCTCCTGAGAAGGGCGTCTACTTCCTGCGGGTGAGTGATACACGGAGCTGGAGTGGTGACCGCTTTGCCTACCGTCTCATCGTACGCCCCGTGGTACACAGCTACGCTGCCAAACTGCGTGGCCCGGCCATGATGAATGTGCCCTCCGGCACCGGAGTACAGTTCGCCGTAACCGCGAATAGAAAAGATGGTTGGGATGGTGATGTGCGTGTGGACATCAGCGGCGTGCCCGCCGGCTTCTACGTTTCGAATCCTCTCATCATTGAAGCGGGGCACCTGGAGGCAGGTGGCTCCGTGTTTGCCTACCCCACTACAGCCATGGGTGAACATGACTTCTCCAAGGTAAAGGTGACGGCAACTGCCATGGTCGATGGCAAGGAGGTGAAGGAGGACCTTGGAGCCTTCCCCAAAGTCTCAGTTACCGCGGCACCCAAGCGCGCCCTGTTCATGGAACCCGACCTTGCGGGCAATCCTGCGGGGGATGGAAAGAATGCACCAGCGAAACCCTATGAGGTCACCATCAACCCGGGCAGCACGGTTTCCGTCTGGCTGCGCGTGGATCGTCGTGGGGACGATGCGCTGCTGGGACTCGACGTGGAGAACCTGCCGCATGGGGTCATCGTGGACAACATTGGCCTCAACGGCGTGCAGATTCGTGCGGGAGAGAACGTGCGTGAAATCACCCTGGCCTGTGCGAAGTGGGTGCCAGAGCACGATCGCCTGTGCCACATGCTGGTGGGCAATGCGCGCAACGATGCCGTGAAGACGGACGGCTCGCAAACGAGCCTGCCTGTACTGCTCAAGATTCGCAAGCCTGCACCGGTGGCCGCGAATGCGCCTTAA
- a CDS encoding TROVE domain-containing protein, with the protein MRPLLEAEAGHRAPRFSQKDNTMKFNILKTSRARGNTLNKAGGEAYVETAKLELASLLMTSMLGDQYYRTADAATKRIKELVAQTGDKKFVAKAALYARKEAGMRSVSHLVASELAHMVKGEPWTAKFYDRVVHRPDDALETLACYVGTYGRPIPNALKKGLGKALARFDEYQIAKYRKTNAEISLVDLVNLVHPPHTEALRKLVNGTLAPAETWETKLTQAGANAETDAELADLKKDAWTELIRSRKLGYFALLRNLRNIVATAPDAIEDAIAMLTDARLIKKSLVMPFRFTTALEALQSSGLPAASRVLAALSDAVDASLANVPRYEGKTLVALDGSGSMMGKPSKIGALFTATLAKANDADVMLFSDDAKYVSINKRDTTLTVANWLERQCASAGTNFHAIFNRAVSSYDRIIILSDMQGWIGHDTPVASFDAWKAKYGASPKVFSFDLQGYGTLQFPQRDVYCLAGFSDKTFDTLQRLESDQAAFLKQIEVIEL; encoded by the coding sequence ATGCGCCCTCTCCTGGAAGCTGAGGCCGGTCATCGTGCTCCCCGCTTTTCCCAAAAAGACAACACCATGAAGTTCAATATTCTCAAGACCAGCCGTGCGCGTGGCAACACTCTCAACAAGGCTGGCGGCGAAGCCTACGTCGAAACGGCGAAGCTCGAACTCGCCTCCCTGCTCATGACGAGCATGCTGGGTGACCAGTACTACCGCACGGCGGATGCCGCGACGAAGCGCATCAAGGAACTCGTCGCGCAGACGGGTGACAAGAAGTTCGTGGCGAAGGCCGCGCTTTACGCCCGCAAGGAAGCGGGTATGCGCTCCGTCTCCCACCTGGTGGCGAGTGAACTCGCCCACATGGTGAAGGGCGAACCGTGGACGGCGAAGTTCTACGACCGTGTCGTGCATCGTCCGGATGACGCACTGGAAACGCTGGCGTGTTACGTCGGTACGTATGGCCGCCCGATCCCGAACGCCCTGAAGAAGGGTCTCGGCAAGGCACTGGCTCGTTTCGACGAATACCAGATCGCGAAGTACCGCAAGACGAACGCGGAGATCTCCCTCGTGGACCTGGTGAACCTCGTTCACCCGCCGCACACGGAAGCCCTGCGCAAGCTGGTGAACGGCACGCTCGCCCCCGCGGAAACGTGGGAAACGAAGCTGACGCAGGCCGGCGCCAATGCGGAAACGGATGCCGAACTGGCGGACCTGAAGAAGGACGCCTGGACGGAGCTCATCCGCTCGCGCAAGCTGGGCTACTTCGCGCTGCTGCGTAACCTGCGCAACATCGTGGCCACGGCGCCCGATGCGATCGAGGACGCGATCGCGATGCTCACGGATGCGCGCCTCATCAAGAAGTCCCTCGTCATGCCATTCCGTTTCACGACGGCGCTCGAAGCGCTGCAGTCCTCCGGTCTTCCGGCTGCCAGCCGCGTGCTCGCCGCGCTCAGTGATGCGGTGGATGCGTCTCTCGCCAATGTCCCTCGCTACGAAGGCAAGACCCTCGTGGCTCTGGATGGCTCCGGCTCCATGATGGGCAAGCCGAGCAAGATCGGTGCGCTCTTCACGGCGACGCTCGCCAAGGCGAATGATGCGGACGTGATGCTCTTCAGCGATGACGCGAAGTACGTGTCCATCAACAAGCGTGATACCACCCTGACGGTGGCCAACTGGCTGGAACGCCAGTGCGCCTCCGCCGGCACGAACTTCCACGCGATTTTCAACCGCGCGGTGAGTTCCTACGACCGCATCATCATCCTCTCTGACATGCAGGGCTGGATCGGCCATGACACGCCGGTCGCCAGCTTCGACGCTTGGAAGGCGAAGTATGGTGCGTCTCCCAAGGTCTTCTCCTTTGACCTCCAGGGCTACGGCACGCTGCAGTTTCCGCAGCGCGATGTGTACTGCCTCGCGGGCTTTTCGGACAAGACGTTCGACACGCTCCAGCGCCTCGAATCTGATCAGGCAGCGTTCCTGAAGCAGATTGAGGTGATTGAGCTGTAG
- a CDS encoding slipin family protein: MNFEHQLIILAACLVAARVLWVRYRYEYLITEGCEGLLYHEGRLVNTLRAGRPVRWGRNFRVDVIGVRKTLLQVAGQEVLTADNVSVKLSAVLTIQIVDAAKSVLVADSYLTHLYNSTQAAMRVAVGGITAEALLEQRAAISAQLRTAVQPVTESVGVQLHAVEVRDVMLPGDLRKAFSETLKARQESQAALERARGESAALRHLANTARLMESHPGLTTLRFLQTLEAKGTGQTYMMNDLSALLPVLRGRGGVNADNSDAVNEG, translated from the coding sequence ATGAATTTCGAACACCAACTCATCATCCTAGCAGCGTGCCTTGTTGCGGCACGTGTGCTGTGGGTGCGCTACCGCTACGAATACTTGATCACGGAAGGTTGCGAAGGGCTGCTGTACCATGAAGGTCGCCTGGTGAATACGCTGCGTGCGGGTCGCCCTGTGCGCTGGGGCCGCAACTTCCGCGTCGATGTGATCGGCGTGCGCAAGACGCTGCTTCAGGTCGCCGGTCAGGAAGTGCTGACGGCGGACAATGTGAGCGTGAAGCTCAGCGCCGTGCTGACGATCCAGATTGTCGATGCCGCGAAGAGCGTGCTCGTGGCGGATAGCTACCTCACGCATCTCTACAACTCGACCCAGGCCGCCATGCGCGTGGCGGTGGGAGGCATCACTGCGGAAGCGCTGCTGGAGCAGCGTGCTGCCATCAGCGCTCAGCTTCGTACTGCCGTGCAGCCCGTGACGGAATCCGTCGGTGTGCAATTGCATGCAGTAGAAGTCCGTGATGTGATGCTGCCCGGTGACCTTCGCAAGGCTTTCAGCGAAACGCTCAAGGCCAGGCAAGAAAGCCAAGCCGCCTTGGAACGCGCCCGTGGCGAGTCTGCGGCGCTGCGTCATTTGGCGAATACCGCCCGCCTGATGGAAAGCCATCCAGGGCTCACCACACTACGCTTCCTGCAAACGCTCGAAGCAAAGGGCACGGGGCAGACTTACATGATGAATGATCTGTCTGCGCTGCTGCCAGTGCTGCGAGGACGCGGCGGAGTGAATGCCGACAACAGTGATGCTGTGAACGAGGGGTGA
- a CDS encoding nucleotidyltransferase domain-containing protein, whose amino-acid sequence MFDSHVFQRVRKTLSNLETERGLRVLYACESGSRAWGFASRDSDYDVRFLYVHSRDWYLSLDQGRDVVELPLSDELDVSGWELRKALKLLRKSNPPLLEWLKSPVVYHRDPMFATEFSTLAEEFYSPRRCFAHYLHMAFGNWRHYLEGRERVSLKKYLYVFRPLLACRWLERKLGQVPMLFSELVEATLEEAEVRQALDALVQRKQAGDELDEAAPDEVLSRFVREELTRLDALKEPQDSAGDVEELNRFFRRYALAGMS is encoded by the coding sequence ATGTTTGACTCCCATGTATTCCAACGCGTCCGCAAGACGCTTTCCAACCTCGAAACGGAACGCGGTCTGCGCGTGCTCTATGCCTGCGAAAGCGGCAGTCGTGCGTGGGGTTTTGCCTCGCGTGACAGCGACTACGATGTGCGCTTCCTCTATGTGCACAGCCGTGACTGGTATCTCTCCCTGGATCAGGGTCGGGATGTCGTGGAGCTTCCTCTTTCCGATGAACTCGATGTCAGCGGGTGGGAACTGCGCAAGGCGCTCAAGCTTCTGCGCAAGAGTAACCCACCGCTGCTGGAGTGGCTGAAGTCCCCGGTGGTGTATCATCGGGATCCGATGTTCGCCACGGAGTTCAGCACGCTGGCGGAGGAGTTTTACTCACCGCGGCGTTGCTTCGCGCACTACCTGCACATGGCCTTTGGCAACTGGCGTCACTACCTGGAAGGTCGTGAGCGTGTGAGCCTGAAGAAGTACCTGTACGTCTTCAGGCCGCTGTTGGCCTGCCGATGGCTGGAGCGTAAGCTTGGGCAGGTGCCGATGCTCTTCTCCGAGCTGGTGGAAGCCACACTGGAGGAGGCTGAGGTACGTCAGGCGCTGGATGCGCTGGTGCAGCGCAAGCAAGCCGGTGACGAGCTGGACGAGGCAGCGCCCGATGAGGTGCTGTCGCGCTTCGTTCGCGAGGAACTGACTCGCCTGGATGCGCTCAAGGAGCCACAAGATTCCGCGGGTGATGTGGAAGAGTTGAATAGATTCTTCCGCAGGTATGCGCTCGCGGGTATGTCGTGA
- a CDS encoding HNH endonuclease, with the protein MHLHLPTVLVLNRNWQAIHVKTPAEAFCMMSTGAATGLDVQDDASIVPVTWDQWQKLPVREHDQSARTTSGPLRIPTVIVSANYARMPLRHPRFSARGIWKRDGGLCQYTGRKLAPGEGNIDHVVPRSRGGKSTWENCVLAHREVNSRKGSKLPQEAGLRLRQTPVTPRAIPASMAIRNLHGVRDWEHFLG; encoded by the coding sequence ATGCACCTCCATCTTCCAACTGTGCTCGTGCTGAATCGAAACTGGCAGGCCATTCACGTGAAGACGCCGGCCGAGGCGTTCTGTATGATGTCCACGGGTGCTGCCACCGGTCTTGATGTGCAGGATGATGCCTCCATCGTTCCTGTGACGTGGGACCAGTGGCAGAAGCTGCCGGTGCGTGAGCATGATCAGTCTGCACGCACCACCAGCGGACCGCTGCGCATCCCCACCGTGATCGTCTCTGCGAACTATGCCAGAATGCCCCTGCGGCATCCGCGCTTCAGTGCGCGTGGCATCTGGAAGCGAGACGGTGGTCTGTGCCAGTACACGGGACGCAAGCTCGCCCCGGGAGAAGGCAACATCGACCACGTCGTCCCGCGGTCACGCGGGGGCAAGTCCACGTGGGAAAACTGCGTGCTGGCCCATCGTGAAGTAAACTCCCGCAAGGGAAGCAAGCTTCCCCAGGAAGCGGGTCTGCGCCTGCGTCAGACGCCTGTGACACCACGGGCGATTCCGGCCAGCATGGCGATTCGAAACCTGCACGGTGTGCGCGACTGGGAACACTTCCTTGGGTGA
- a CDS encoding aldo/keto reductase, which yields MEYRLLGGSGFKVPALTFGTGTFGGTNEFFKTWGSTDVAEATKLVDICLDAGLTMFDTADIYSDGASEEILGGAIKGRRDKVLISTKATFRSGEGPNDVGSSRHHLTRAIEGSLKRLGTDYIDLFQLHAYDALTPAEEVLGTLDELIKAGKIRYIGCSNFSGWHLMKGLSVSERHGLTRYVAHQAYYSLVGREYEWELMPLGLDQKVGAVVWSPLGWGRLTGKIRRGQPKPANSRSNEKIALDMGPQVDEEYLYKVVDALDEVAKETGKSVPQIALNWLLQRPTVSSVIIGARNEEQLRQNLGAVGWNLTKEQVAKLDAASAVQLTYPYWHQAFFNERNPFPTATA from the coding sequence ATGGAATACAGACTTCTCGGCGGTTCAGGATTCAAGGTCCCCGCTCTCACCTTTGGTACCGGTACCTTCGGTGGTACCAATGAGTTCTTCAAAACGTGGGGTTCCACGGACGTGGCAGAAGCCACTAAGCTGGTTGACATCTGTCTCGATGCCGGCCTCACCATGTTTGACACGGCGGACATCTATTCCGATGGCGCATCGGAAGAAATCCTGGGCGGTGCCATCAAAGGTCGTCGCGACAAAGTGCTGATCTCCACCAAGGCGACCTTCCGCAGCGGCGAAGGCCCAAATGATGTGGGCTCTTCCCGTCACCACCTCACGCGTGCCATCGAAGGCTCGCTCAAGCGACTCGGTACAGATTACATCGACCTCTTCCAACTCCACGCCTACGACGCACTGACGCCTGCGGAGGAAGTGCTCGGAACCTTGGATGAGTTGATTAAGGCAGGAAAAATTCGCTACATCGGCTGCTCGAACTTCTCCGGCTGGCATCTCATGAAGGGGCTGTCTGTCTCAGAGAGGCACGGACTCACGCGCTATGTGGCGCATCAGGCCTACTACTCTCTGGTGGGGCGCGAATACGAATGGGAATTGATGCCGCTGGGGCTCGATCAAAAAGTGGGCGCCGTGGTGTGGAGCCCTCTGGGGTGGGGAAGACTCACCGGCAAAATCCGCCGTGGCCAGCCGAAGCCGGCGAACAGTCGCAGCAACGAAAAGATCGCGCTCGATATGGGACCCCAGGTCGATGAAGAATATCTCTACAAAGTGGTCGATGCCTTGGACGAAGTCGCGAAGGAGACCGGCAAGAGCGTTCCACAAATCGCGCTGAACTGGCTGCTGCAGCGCCCAACCGTTTCCTCGGTGATCATCGGTGCCCGCAACGAAGAACAGCTCCGCCAGAATCTCGGTGCCGTAGGCTGGAATCTCACCAAAGAGCAAGTCGCCAAACTCGATGCCGCCAGCGCCGTGCAGCTCACCTATCCCTACTGGCATCAAGCTTTCTTCAACGAGCGCAATCCCTTCCCGACAGCGACCGCCTGA
- a CDS encoding RtcB family protein produces MNTQDLIRIGVPAGEPLQLAREFVRNYMAQGGVGAQLEGEVTKIVAEPAAYFADDLRAPFAQALSRPAFVPRAEPAPWRQWGADLDANAVQQMANACALPVAVAGALMPDAHLGYGLPIGGVLATENAVIPYAVGVDIACRMKLTVYDLKANSIPGQKDRLANLLESETRFGMGAEFKQPRNHEVMDEDWSITGLTNRLKDKAWAQLGTSGSGNHFVEFGAFTVTDDQAQELQAAGNGGLRAGEYLALLSHSGSRGTGAQVCELYSKRAMARHDDLPKELKHLAWLTLDEEDGQEYWAAMNLMGRYAAANHAVIHKHIAKKLGADVILDIENHHNFAWKERHVVNGVEREVIVHRKGATPAGSGVLGIIPGSMATAGFVVRGKGQPESLHSASHGAGRVMSRSKALQSFTWSAVKKQLAAAGVELLSAGLDENPGVYKDIHTVMAAQTDLVDVLGKFEPRLVKMAPAGEKAED; encoded by the coding sequence ATGAATACCCAAGACCTCATCCGCATCGGCGTGCCTGCCGGTGAACCTCTCCAACTCGCCCGTGAGTTCGTCCGCAACTACATGGCGCAGGGCGGTGTGGGTGCGCAGCTTGAAGGAGAAGTCACGAAGATCGTGGCGGAACCTGCTGCGTACTTCGCGGATGATCTCCGCGCTCCTTTCGCCCAGGCGCTCAGCCGTCCTGCCTTCGTCCCGCGCGCGGAACCCGCGCCGTGGCGTCAGTGGGGAGCTGACCTCGATGCGAACGCGGTGCAGCAGATGGCCAACGCGTGTGCTCTGCCGGTGGCAGTGGCCGGCGCGCTCATGCCAGATGCGCACCTCGGCTACGGCCTGCCTATCGGTGGCGTGCTCGCCACGGAGAATGCGGTGATTCCGTACGCCGTGGGTGTGGACATCGCGTGCCGTATGAAGCTCACCGTGTACGACCTCAAGGCGAACAGCATCCCGGGACAGAAGGACCGTCTTGCCAACCTGCTGGAGAGCGAAACGCGCTTCGGCATGGGCGCCGAGTTCAAGCAACCTCGCAACCACGAGGTGATGGACGAGGACTGGAGCATCACGGGCCTGACGAACCGGCTCAAGGACAAGGCATGGGCGCAGCTCGGAACGAGCGGAAGCGGAAACCACTTTGTCGAGTTCGGCGCGTTCACCGTGACGGATGACCAGGCGCAGGAGTTGCAGGCTGCTGGAAACGGCGGACTGCGCGCGGGCGAATACCTCGCGCTGCTCTCCCACAGCGGGTCCCGTGGTACGGGCGCCCAGGTGTGTGAACTGTACAGCAAGCGCGCCATGGCCCGCCATGACGATCTGCCGAAGGAACTCAAGCATCTCGCGTGGCTCACGCTCGATGAGGAAGACGGCCAGGAATACTGGGCCGCCATGAACCTCATGGGGCGCTACGCTGCCGCGAACCATGCGGTGATCCACAAGCACATTGCGAAGAAGCTGGGCGCGGATGTGATCCTCGACATCGAGAACCATCACAACTTCGCCTGGAAGGAACGTCATGTCGTGAACGGCGTGGAACGCGAGGTGATCGTGCACCGCAAGGGCGCGACGCCGGCCGGTTCCGGTGTGCTCGGCATCATCCCTGGCTCCATGGCCACCGCAGGATTCGTCGTGCGTGGCAAGGGTCAGCCTGAGTCCCTGCACAGCGCGTCCCATGGTGCAGGCCGTGTGATGAGCCGCAGCAAGGCTTTGCAGTCCTTCACGTGGAGTGCCGTCAAGAAGCAGCTCGCCGCCGCCGGTGTCGAGCTCCTCTCCGCCGGTCTCGATGAGAACCCCGGTGTCTACAAGGACATCCATACCGTGATGGCCGCCCAGACGGATCTGGTCGATGTGCTCGGCAAGTTCGAGCCTCGCCTGGTGAAGATGGCGCCCGCGGGTGAGAAGGCGGAGGACTGA